In Blastopirellula sp. J2-11, a single genomic region encodes these proteins:
- a CDS encoding MFS transporter: MYIRRTHLIVGGTFALSVLLYVDRICISAAAGQIAEELPLTTPELGWIMSAFALGYALFQAPGGWIADRLGPRRVLTAIVVFWSIFTGLTGLVFGFIPLLITRFLFGAGEAGAFPGMSRAMFSWIPMKNRGIVQGINFSGSRLGAAFALPVIALLIASFGWRNCFLALMVVGFIWAAVWYWMFRDDPTEHPTIEPWERDEILTTRQEPAQIDHDADQGLTSAMLKSRNMWLISLQYFCSNFTFFFCLTWLFPHMKSTYELSITEAGLYSAAPLICGAIGNWTSGWLVDRIYQNGNWTWSRRGPAMLGFACAAVGLLGGVWANSALSSILFFSLAIFGADMTLAPSWSFCIDIGKRHAGVVSGTMNMAGNIGSFITALAFPYLAAWTGSNIPFFFLAAALNLLAIFAWLGVNPHRALQPVQAKEAEKVVCVS, from the coding sequence TTGTATATCCGTCGAACTCATCTCATCGTAGGAGGAACCTTTGCGCTCTCGGTCCTGCTTTACGTCGACCGGATTTGCATCTCCGCGGCCGCAGGTCAGATCGCTGAGGAACTTCCCTTAACAACCCCGGAGCTGGGTTGGATCATGTCGGCGTTCGCCTTGGGGTATGCATTATTTCAGGCGCCAGGCGGTTGGATTGCCGATCGCTTGGGGCCTCGACGGGTGCTCACGGCAATCGTCGTCTTTTGGTCGATCTTCACCGGATTGACGGGACTCGTCTTCGGCTTCATTCCATTGTTGATCACCCGGTTTCTCTTTGGAGCCGGCGAGGCTGGCGCGTTTCCGGGAATGTCACGAGCCATGTTTTCGTGGATACCGATGAAAAATCGCGGCATCGTCCAAGGCATTAACTTTTCGGGATCTCGGTTGGGAGCGGCCTTTGCCTTGCCGGTGATTGCGCTGCTGATCGCCTCCTTTGGCTGGCGGAACTGTTTTCTGGCGCTCATGGTGGTCGGTTTCATCTGGGCCGCCGTTTGGTATTGGATGTTCCGAGACGATCCCACGGAGCATCCCACAATTGAGCCCTGGGAACGGGACGAAATTTTGACCACACGACAGGAGCCCGCACAAATCGATCACGACGCTGATCAGGGGCTTACATCCGCCATGCTCAAATCGCGGAACATGTGGCTGATTTCACTTCAATATTTCTGTTCGAATTTCACGTTCTTCTTTTGTCTGACTTGGCTGTTTCCGCACATGAAGTCAACGTACGAACTAAGCATTACCGAGGCTGGTCTCTATTCCGCCGCCCCTTTGATTTGCGGAGCCATCGGGAATTGGACATCTGGATGGCTTGTGGACCGAATCTATCAAAACGGAAATTGGACCTGGTCGCGAAGAGGGCCCGCGATGCTGGGTTTTGCCTGTGCGGCGGTCGGCTTGCTAGGAGGGGTCTGGGCGAACTCAGCACTAAGCTCGATTCTCTTTTTTAGTCTGGCGATCTTTGGCGCTGACATGACGCTAGCCCCTTCCTGGTCCTTTTGTATCGACATCGGAAAACGACATGCAGGCGTTGTATCTGGAACGATGAACATGGCGGGCAACATCGGTTCATTCATCACCGCTTTGGCTTTTCCGTATCTGGCGGCATGGACCGGATCGAACATTCCCTTCTTCTTCCTCGCAGCAGCGCTGAACTTGCTTGCCATATTCGCCTGGCTAGGCGTCAATCCGCATCGCGCCTTACAACCGGTCCAAGCCAAAGAGGCCGAGAAGGTTGTGTGCGTTTCATGA
- a CDS encoding TolC family protein: MDPAVKPQGLTPPPITDSMEAFPAETAASSPADIRSAAAFEWESDLVTLASAHFEPTDLPTPHEPVSSTRPQPSFNLMETISLGLAQNPDLVALRQNENVGSAVLGVAETYPYNPFAQVRVTPYQDAPAAGVGTTYHYVLLMQRIELAHQQRFRENSAASALNQIRWSIHLAELQNVGLSARLYLTALYQQELLYLAEESHQNNLVLKNTLEKQLDAGQASGADVAIARIDAQSTAQQLRLAQANYQLALRDLKRQVGLSPEAELRLADRLTQHDWLLPTLIADGNDDPCQRTSPESISGWAASRPDVLAALADVDAARANLSLASAAKTPDVQVGPYYQRGRDEVTYLGLQAQMDLPVFNNGRPLERQRVAELNQRSTAWRQLFRRANLEAEAAWQRYQLAYESLHSSGLEKPIEVPNALAGLERQFQAGEVDITRVVQARNSILQNQRVRLDLYNELAQASADVIVAIGLPVEDVVR, translated from the coding sequence ATGGATCCTGCTGTAAAACCGCAAGGATTGACGCCGCCGCCGATCACCGATTCCATGGAAGCGTTTCCAGCCGAAACCGCTGCTTCTTCCCCAGCCGATATTCGGTCGGCGGCCGCGTTTGAATGGGAATCGGATCTGGTGACCTTGGCGTCCGCTCATTTCGAGCCGACGGACCTGCCGACACCACATGAGCCGGTCTCCTCGACGCGACCGCAACCTTCGTTCAACCTGATGGAAACGATCTCTCTCGGCCTTGCTCAGAACCCAGATCTGGTCGCTCTTCGTCAAAATGAAAACGTCGGCTCCGCTGTGCTAGGCGTCGCCGAAACCTATCCCTACAATCCCTTCGCGCAAGTTCGGGTGACTCCCTATCAAGATGCTCCCGCTGCCGGCGTCGGCACGACCTATCACTACGTTCTTTTGATGCAGCGCATCGAACTCGCTCATCAACAACGATTTCGCGAGAACAGCGCCGCTTCTGCACTGAATCAAATTCGCTGGTCAATTCATCTAGCGGAATTGCAAAACGTAGGGCTGTCAGCTCGACTTTACTTGACTGCGCTCTATCAACAGGAACTGCTTTACCTGGCCGAGGAAAGCCATCAGAACAATTTGGTGTTGAAGAACACCTTAGAAAAACAACTGGATGCGGGCCAGGCTTCCGGCGCCGATGTGGCGATTGCTAGAATCGACGCCCAATCGACTGCGCAGCAGTTGCGACTTGCTCAGGCGAACTATCAGCTTGCGCTGCGTGATTTAAAACGCCAAGTCGGGCTTTCGCCGGAAGCGGAGCTGCGACTTGCTGATCGACTGACGCAGCATGATTGGCTCCTCCCCACATTGATTGCTGATGGAAATGATGACCCTTGTCAGCGGACTTCCCCCGAATCGATCTCAGGCTGGGCGGCGTCACGTCCCGATGTGCTGGCCGCGCTGGCCGATGTCGATGCGGCCCGAGCAAACCTAAGCCTGGCTAGTGCGGCCAAAACGCCTGACGTTCAGGTTGGTCCCTACTATCAGCGCGGACGTGACGAAGTGACCTATCTCGGTTTACAAGCCCAGATGGACCTGCCGGTCTTCAATAATGGTCGACCGCTGGAACGGCAACGAGTCGCAGAATTAAATCAGCGATCGACCGCATGGAGACAATTGTTCCGGAGGGCGAATCTCGAAGCCGAAGCGGCTTGGCAGAGGTATCAACTCGCCTACGAAAGTTTGCACAGCTCCGGTCTTGAAAAACCGATCGAAGTCCCCAACGCACTCGCAGGTTTAGAACGCCAATTCCAAGCCGGCGAAGTCGACATCACCCGCGTCGTCCAGGCCCGCAACAGCATCTTGCAAAACCAACGGGTCCGCCTTGACCTGTACAACGAACTCGCTCAAGCTTCGGCAGACGTCATCGTTGCGATTGGATTGCCGGTCGAAGATGTCGTTCGCTAA
- a CDS encoding isocitrate/isopropylmalate dehydrogenase family protein yields MIESFGDVKAARAGLQRKYKIALLPGDGIGPEVMDATVQVIRRLSDALPYLRVEFEYHEAGAEHYRKSGEALPGAVLEACMRADTVLLSAIGLPDVRKADGTEVQPDMMMGLRRALDLFVAVRPVKLYAGVPTPLKSDANIDLVILRENLEGLFASFGGGCVVHDQVATDTIVITRNSTQRLADFAFQLASRRNGRPSDGRRVVTCVDKANVFRSFAFFRKILVETSDSYPEIGFSAQYVDAMALYLVQNPGAYDILVMENQFGDILSDLGAALVGGLGMAPSAEIGPKHALFQPSHGSAPHLAGQNIANPIATILSASMMFDWLGDRNNDPDAKQAAILIENAVIDVLREGIAKTPDIGGTSSTSDVAAAIADQIS; encoded by the coding sequence GTGATAGAAAGTTTTGGAGATGTAAAAGCCGCGCGCGCCGGATTGCAACGCAAGTACAAAATTGCACTGTTGCCTGGGGATGGGATCGGTCCCGAAGTGATGGACGCAACCGTCCAAGTTATTCGACGTCTTTCCGATGCTCTCCCCTATCTGCGGGTCGAATTCGAATACCATGAAGCAGGCGCCGAGCATTATCGCAAGTCAGGTGAAGCGCTTCCCGGCGCCGTGCTGGAAGCTTGTATGCGTGCGGACACGGTACTTCTTTCCGCGATCGGTCTCCCGGATGTCCGCAAAGCGGATGGCACCGAAGTACAACCCGACATGATGATGGGCCTGCGCCGCGCACTCGATCTGTTCGTTGCGGTACGTCCGGTCAAACTATACGCCGGCGTTCCCACTCCCCTGAAAAGCGACGCCAACATCGACCTGGTAATTCTTCGTGAGAATCTGGAAGGCTTGTTCGCTTCGTTTGGCGGCGGGTGCGTCGTGCACGATCAAGTCGCGACCGACACGATTGTGATCACCCGAAATTCTACCCAACGGTTAGCTGATTTCGCGTTTCAACTAGCAAGCCGACGAAACGGACGTCCCAGCGATGGACGGCGCGTCGTGACCTGCGTCGACAAGGCGAACGTCTTTCGCAGCTTCGCCTTCTTCCGAAAAATTCTAGTCGAAACCTCCGATTCGTATCCCGAAATTGGCTTTTCCGCTCAGTATGTGGATGCGATGGCTCTCTATCTCGTCCAGAATCCCGGGGCCTACGATATCCTCGTGATGGAAAACCAGTTCGGAGATATCCTTTCTGACCTGGGCGCCGCGCTCGTAGGCGGTCTGGGAATGGCCCCATCTGCAGAAATTGGCCCGAAGCACGCGTTGTTCCAGCCCTCGCATGGTTCAGCGCCCCATCTGGCCGGTCAAAACATCGCCAACCCAATCGCGACGATCCTTTCCGCCAGCATGATGTTTGATTGGCTTGGAGATAGGAACAATGATCCCGACGCCAAGCAGGCGGCGATACTGATCGAAAATGCCGTTATCGACGTGCTGCGAGAAGGCATCGCCAAAACGCCCGATATCGGCGGGACATCGAGCACCAGTGACGTCGCCGCGGCGATTGCCGATCAAATATCGTAG
- the otnK gene encoding 3-oxo-tetronate kinase yields MPPFLGCIADDVTGASDLASALTVGGMRTELWFDTSCACRPMPETDAIVIALKTRSVPPAVAVRQTLVALDALQSSRVNRFYYKYCSTFDSTEQGNIGPVAEALMAALHADGTLFCPATPENGRTVYCGHLFVNGRLLNRCGMEHHPLNPMTESDLTQILSRQSKHAVGLISRDIIATAPSAIANAIESRIEQGRPLIIVDAINDGDMETIAAVAARMPFVTGGSGLGGKLPGAYRKEGCLTSLSLEPAIPVATGPTLLLAGSCSPATQAQVANWSESAPSLSLDIAALIRGDLSLTSILDWARTRLLQGSALISSTSSASEVQSLQSRFGVEKTAAAIEETMGAVASTFVAEGIRRLIVAGGETSGAVIRALDIRRFRIGPQIAPGVPWMETVDEPYLAIALKSGNFGQDDFFRTALEMLP; encoded by the coding sequence ATGCCGCCGTTCTTAGGTTGTATCGCCGATGACGTGACCGGAGCAAGCGACCTTGCCAGCGCATTGACCGTTGGTGGAATGCGTACGGAACTGTGGTTCGACACAAGTTGCGCCTGCCGGCCCATGCCTGAAACCGACGCGATTGTGATCGCCCTGAAAACGCGATCGGTTCCTCCTGCTGTTGCGGTCCGACAAACGCTGGTCGCACTGGACGCGTTGCAATCGAGTAGGGTCAATCGTTTCTACTACAAGTACTGCTCGACGTTTGACTCTACCGAGCAAGGCAACATCGGTCCGGTTGCCGAAGCTCTCATGGCCGCGCTGCACGCTGACGGAACCTTGTTCTGTCCGGCCACTCCAGAGAACGGCCGAACTGTCTACTGCGGACATCTGTTCGTCAACGGAAGACTGCTGAACCGTTGCGGGATGGAGCACCATCCCCTCAATCCGATGACGGAATCTGATCTGACGCAGATTCTAAGTCGGCAGTCGAAACATGCAGTCGGGCTGATCTCCCGCGACATTATCGCAACAGCCCCGTCTGCGATCGCTAACGCGATCGAGTCTCGAATCGAACAAGGTCGACCGTTGATCATTGTCGACGCCATCAACGACGGCGACATGGAAACGATCGCCGCTGTCGCGGCCCGCATGCCGTTTGTGACCGGAGGGTCAGGTCTAGGCGGCAAGTTACCCGGAGCGTACCGGAAAGAGGGATGTCTGACTTCGCTATCCCTGGAACCGGCCATTCCTGTCGCAACCGGTCCCACGTTACTGCTCGCCGGAAGCTGTTCTCCAGCGACCCAAGCACAAGTTGCGAATTGGTCAGAGTCCGCTCCCTCCCTTTCTTTAGATATCGCCGCCCTCATTCGCGGCGACTTGAGTTTGACGTCCATTTTGGACTGGGCGCGCACACGTTTGCTGCAAGGATCGGCGCTGATTTCATCGACCTCGTCAGCCTCTGAGGTCCAGTCTCTGCAATCGAGGTTTGGCGTCGAAAAGACGGCGGCGGCTATCGAAGAAACGATGGGCGCCGTCGCGAGCACCTTTGTCGCGGAAGGGATACGCCGGCTGATCGTCGCTGGAGGAGAAACCTCGGGCGCCGTCATCCGCGCCCTTGATATTCGCCGATTTCGTATCGGCCCCCAGATCGCCCCAGGCGTCCCCTGGATGGAGACCGTGGATGAACCGTATTTAGCGATCGCGCTCAAGTCGGGAAATTTCGGCCAAGACGACTTTTTCCGGACTGCGTTGGAGATGCTTCCATGA
- a CDS encoding cyclase family protein gives MKKLRGLCVGGGYFAKFHLDAWRRIENVEIAALCDIDRPRAEALASEFGIQQTFSTLSQALDAVAVDFVDIVTPPSSHFDLVRDAAARGLPVICQKPLAPDLATSQRIIRTSEEAGIRFMVHENFRFQPWHREIKSLLQAGAIGTQLFGISCRTRMGDGWKADAYLNRQPYFRDMPRFLLQETGVHFIDTFRFLGGEIDEVYCRTRRFNDAIQGEDAAVLSVRFTNGALGNWDANRFHESTSSDPRYTFGAFQIEGDKGSIWLSEEGDITIARLGEAPAAHPYVHERIGFAGDCVRATQKHFADRLISGEEFETTRRDYLNNLYVVEAAYQSAAQNRPIRIDEVKSSAKTGPMIDLTLPINATMPGVDIAACKSIAQDGWNATTLSLYSHSGAHMDAPKHFLPQGASIDQIPLEVMVGPAKVINLAPVAPRELLTLERFSPWMPRIQSGDRLLLRTDWHRLAGTLSYRADLPRISTDLARWLVEKQVALIGVEPPSVADVNNLVELTEVHQILLEGNVVIVEGLANLDQLTQDVVEFIAIPLRVEGGDGCPVRAIAIESRHAPLADEI, from the coding sequence ATGAAAAAACTCCGTGGACTATGCGTTGGCGGCGGTTACTTCGCCAAGTTCCATCTCGACGCCTGGCGGCGCATCGAGAACGTGGAAATTGCTGCACTATGCGACATCGATCGACCTCGCGCTGAGGCGCTTGCGTCGGAGTTTGGGATCCAGCAGACTTTCTCTACACTCTCCCAAGCATTGGACGCCGTCGCAGTCGACTTTGTCGATATCGTTACTCCTCCTAGTTCTCATTTTGATCTCGTTCGCGACGCCGCCGCACGCGGCTTGCCGGTGATCTGCCAGAAACCTCTCGCCCCCGATCTGGCCACATCCCAGCGGATTATCCGTACGTCGGAAGAAGCGGGAATTCGCTTCATGGTGCACGAAAATTTCCGTTTCCAACCATGGCACCGCGAGATAAAGTCTTTGCTCCAAGCGGGAGCCATCGGAACACAACTTTTCGGCATTAGTTGCCGCACGCGAATGGGTGATGGTTGGAAAGCGGATGCTTACCTGAATCGCCAACCCTATTTCCGCGATATGCCTCGTTTTCTCCTCCAAGAGACTGGCGTTCATTTCATTGACACGTTCCGCTTTCTCGGCGGAGAAATCGACGAGGTTTACTGCCGCACACGTCGCTTCAACGACGCGATTCAAGGAGAAGACGCCGCGGTGCTGTCCGTTCGCTTCACCAACGGCGCTCTAGGAAACTGGGATGCGAATCGCTTCCATGAATCAACGAGTTCTGATCCTCGCTATACATTCGGCGCGTTTCAAATCGAGGGAGACAAAGGCTCGATCTGGCTCAGCGAAGAAGGGGATATCACGATCGCCCGGTTGGGCGAAGCGCCCGCCGCACATCCTTATGTTCACGAACGCATCGGCTTCGCTGGCGATTGCGTACGGGCGACTCAAAAGCATTTTGCAGATCGATTGATTTCAGGCGAAGAATTTGAGACCACTAGGCGCGACTACCTGAACAACTTGTATGTTGTGGAGGCCGCTTATCAGTCTGCGGCGCAAAATCGGCCGATTCGAATCGACGAGGTGAAAAGCTCTGCGAAAACAGGACCGATGATCGATTTGACGCTGCCAATCAACGCGACGATGCCTGGTGTTGATATCGCCGCATGCAAGTCGATCGCCCAAGACGGCTGGAATGCGACAACCCTTTCGCTCTACTCGCACAGCGGCGCTCACATGGACGCCCCCAAACATTTTCTCCCGCAAGGCGCATCGATCGACCAGATCCCCTTGGAGGTGATGGTGGGACCGGCCAAGGTCATCAATCTTGCTCCAGTAGCTCCGCGAGAACTGTTGACGCTAGAGCGATTTTCTCCCTGGATGCCGCGAATTCAATCTGGGGATCGACTCCTTCTCCGGACCGATTGGCATCGCTTGGCTGGGACCCTCAGTTATCGGGCTGATCTACCTCGAATCTCAACTGACCTCGCGCGATGGCTCGTCGAAAAGCAAGTTGCGTTGATCGGCGTCGAGCCCCCTTCGGTCGCCGATGTCAACAACCTCGTCGAATTGACAGAAGTTCACCAGATTCTGCTGGAAGGAAACGTCGTGATCGTGGAGGGACTTGCGAATTTGGATCAATTGACGCAAGACGTTGTCGAATTCATTGCGATTCCGCTGCGCGTTGAAGGGGGTGACGGTTGTCCAGTGAGGGCGATCGCGATCGAGTCAAGACACGCTCCACTTGCCGATGAGATTTGA
- a CDS encoding carboxypeptidase-like regulatory domain-containing protein has translation MKEVITRWFLVLFIPLSFLGCGAAKYDVVPLEGTLTYEGQPVPQMIVSFKPEGKRASEATTDENGKFRMQHSIDQFGIEPGPQEVSVYWVSPSDDGSIPATEVQKKVVQYFRKNQPMQVNIEEPNKNFELSLPQ, from the coding sequence TTACGAGATGGTTTCTTGTCCTTTTTATTCCCCTTAGTTTTTTAGGGTGCGGTGCGGCGAAATACGACGTGGTGCCGCTGGAGGGGACGTTGACGTACGAAGGGCAACCGGTTCCCCAGATGATTGTTAGCTTCAAACCGGAAGGCAAGCGCGCAAGCGAAGCGACAACCGACGAGAATGGCAAGTTCCGTATGCAACACAGTATTGATCAATTTGGAATCGAACCTGGTCCACAAGAGGTGAGCGTCTATTGGGTCTCACCCTCGGATGATGGCAGTATTCCTGCAACCGAGGTTCAAAAAAAGGTCGTTCAGTACTTTCGCAAGAACCAGCCGATGCAGGTCAACATCGAAGAACCGAACAAAAACTTTGAGTTGAGTCTTCCCCAATAG
- the otnC gene encoding 3-oxo-tetronate 4-phosphate decarboxylase has translation MSERELREQIACYGKSLYERGYGVGTSGNISVRLPDGMLITPTNTSLGRLDPDRLSKISWCGDLLQGDKPSKEAFLHLAMYQARDNDNAVVHLHSTYSVAVSCLQDLNPQNVIPPITAYFVMKVGCVTRVPYFPPGDEKLGEIVRDVAANSRALLLANHGPVFCGSNLDSAVAGAEELEETAKLFLLLKDERASYLMSQQCQELLERFSS, from the coding sequence ATGAGCGAACGGGAACTGCGTGAACAAATTGCGTGCTACGGAAAGTCGCTGTATGAGCGCGGCTACGGAGTTGGAACATCGGGAAACATCAGCGTGCGTCTTCCGGACGGCATGTTGATTACTCCTACCAATACTTCGCTAGGTCGGCTTGATCCCGACCGATTGTCCAAAATTAGCTGGTGCGGCGACTTGCTCCAAGGAGACAAGCCTTCCAAAGAAGCATTTCTGCATCTGGCGATGTACCAGGCCAGAGATAATGACAATGCGGTCGTGCACCTTCACTCTACATACTCCGTCGCCGTATCGTGCCTTCAAGATCTGAATCCCCAAAACGTCATCCCTCCGATCACGGCCTACTTTGTAATGAAGGTGGGTTGCGTGACTCGGGTCCCCTACTTTCCGCCGGGGGATGAAAAGCTTGGCGAAATCGTCAGAGACGTCGCCGCCAATTCTCGGGCCCTCTTGCTCGCGAATCATGGCCCGGTTTTCTGCGGATCCAACCTCGATTCGGCGGTTGCCGGCGCGGAGGAACTAGAAGAAACGGCCAAATTGTTTCTCTTGCTCAAAGACGAGAGGGCCAGCTACCTCATGTCGCAACAATGCCAAGAACTTTTAGAAAGGTTCTCCTCGTGA